The Sporosarcina luteola genome contains a region encoding:
- a CDS encoding 5'-nucleotidase C-terminal domain-containing protein yields the protein MRKPVQSKKFLATSIIAAAVVTAAAVPSASAATATFKDVSKNYQNAVDFLYTHGISRGYTPDQFGTTDSVKRADAAVQIATALGFDASKTYKDAGFKDVPLRAKWAVNALVEAGIIDGLNANEFGSDELLTRNQMAKVLANAANLSIDNNVKSTKFKDVNSNFSKYVEALVKAGITQGKTDTNFGAYDNVTRGEMALFLFRSQEGLGFIDLMVMHMNDHHAYLDPLPYVSTVVNELRSKHKNNLLLHAGDAFSGDLYFNAFHGAADVAMMNQLGFDAMTFGNHEFDLGSTKEGHQKLQEFVKAAKFPFVSANVDFTKDKLFDGLQTRKVSDNYKDGHIYNGIVINVNGQKVGVFGLTTEETPTISSTGDVKFENYIDRAKASVKAFEDQGVNKIIALTHIGYDDSLVWDNDQELAKQVAGIDIIVGGHTHSSIGEPKVVNEGKGVTIIVQAHEYAKALGTLDVKFNSKGEIYSHAGKLIATDPTVKDFPIAADKEAAKVLEPFTAKVNEIKKTSIGVTAKALLDGKRDSDNTGVSSVRHNETNLGNLMTDAMLWKAKSINDKTSIAIQNGGGIRTSIDAGDITNGDVLKVMPFGNALAIVELSGADLLKTLEHSVGADAIEGGKGLKENGAFLHVSGMKFTYDSSKAKGERVQTAQVLEGGKYVDLDKTKTYTIATNSFTAKGGDGFEQLGNAYKAGKVSEPGFVDYENFIEYVKTLGKEVNPTVEGRIIDTTLATQQNGYKK from the coding sequence TTGCGCAAACCAGTTCAAAGTAAAAAGTTTCTAGCAACATCGATCATCGCAGCAGCAGTCGTTACTGCGGCAGCAGTTCCGTCAGCTTCAGCCGCTACAGCTACATTTAAGGACGTATCAAAAAACTATCAAAATGCGGTAGATTTCTTGTACACACACGGCATCTCGAGAGGATACACACCTGACCAATTCGGCACGACAGATTCAGTCAAACGTGCGGATGCAGCAGTTCAGATCGCGACGGCACTCGGGTTTGATGCTAGCAAAACATATAAAGATGCTGGGTTCAAAGACGTGCCACTTCGAGCAAAATGGGCAGTCAATGCGCTTGTCGAAGCAGGAATCATCGATGGCCTGAATGCCAACGAATTCGGCTCGGACGAGTTATTGACACGTAACCAAATGGCAAAAGTGCTTGCAAATGCTGCAAATCTTTCAATCGATAATAATGTGAAGTCAACAAAATTCAAAGACGTCAATTCAAATTTCTCGAAATATGTCGAAGCACTTGTGAAGGCTGGCATCACACAAGGGAAGACAGATACAAACTTCGGAGCGTATGACAATGTCACTCGTGGGGAAATGGCATTGTTCCTGTTCCGCTCACAAGAGGGTCTTGGTTTCATCGACTTGATGGTCATGCATATGAACGATCATCACGCATATTTGGATCCGCTTCCTTATGTGTCGACAGTCGTCAATGAATTAAGAAGCAAACATAAGAACAATCTTCTCCTTCATGCCGGGGATGCATTCTCAGGCGACCTCTACTTCAACGCATTCCATGGGGCTGCTGACGTTGCGATGATGAACCAACTCGGTTTCGACGCAATGACATTCGGTAACCACGAGTTCGACTTGGGAAGCACGAAGGAAGGGCATCAAAAGCTTCAGGAATTCGTGAAAGCAGCGAAATTCCCGTTCGTCTCAGCAAACGTTGACTTCACGAAGGACAAGCTGTTCGACGGGCTGCAAACAAGAAAAGTATCAGACAACTATAAAGACGGTCATATCTATAACGGTATTGTCATCAATGTGAACGGTCAAAAAGTCGGCGTATTCGGTCTCACAACTGAAGAAACGCCTACCATTTCAAGCACAGGCGATGTGAAATTTGAAAACTATATCGACCGTGCAAAAGCTTCAGTAAAGGCATTCGAAGATCAGGGTGTTAACAAAATTATTGCACTCACACATATCGGATACGACGATTCACTCGTATGGGACAATGACCAAGAGCTTGCGAAACAAGTTGCAGGCATCGACATCATCGTCGGAGGACATACACACTCTTCCATCGGTGAACCAAAAGTCGTAAACGAAGGCAAAGGCGTGACAATCATCGTCCAAGCACATGAATACGCAAAAGCGCTCGGTACATTGGACGTTAAGTTCAACTCCAAAGGCGAAATCTATTCACACGCTGGAAAGTTGATCGCAACTGATCCTACCGTGAAAGACTTCCCGATTGCTGCGGACAAAGAAGCAGCGAAAGTATTGGAACCATTTACGGCGAAGGTGAATGAAATTAAAAAAACTTCCATCGGCGTTACTGCAAAAGCTCTGCTTGACGGAAAACGGGATTCCGATAATACAGGAGTTTCAAGCGTCCGCCATAATGAAACGAATCTAGGAAACTTAATGACTGACGCAATGCTTTGGAAAGCGAAGTCTATCAACGACAAGACGTCAATTGCAATCCAAAACGGGGGCGGCATCCGTACATCGATTGATGCTGGCGACATTACAAACGGAGATGTACTGAAAGTTATGCCATTCGGAAACGCATTGGCAATCGTAGAACTATCAGGTGCGGATCTTCTGAAGACACTTGAACATAGCGTAGGGGCAGATGCAATCGAAGGTGGAAAAGGATTGAAGGAAAACGGTGCATTCCTGCATGTTTCGGGCATGAAATTCACGTATGACAGCTCGAAAGCAAAAGGGGAGCGCGTCCAAACTGCTCAAGTACTTGAAGGCGGCAAATATGTGGATCTCGATAAAACAAAAACATATACTATCGCTACGAATTCATTCACTGCTAAAGGCGGAGACGGATTCGAACAACTTGGCAATGCATACAAAGCCGGCAAAGTATCCGAGCCAGGATTCGTAGACTATGAAAACTTCATAGAATATGTAAAGACCCTTGGAAAAGAGGTCAATCCAACTGTTGAAGGTCGCATCATCGACACAACTCTAGCAACACAACAAAACGGCTACAAAAAATAA
- a CDS encoding N-acetylmuramoyl-L-alanine amidase produces the protein MKKIVLFLLSLLLIFSLDLFTPKYASAASGFVDIPATHRAYTEISYLQQGNITTFDIPGRFDPDAPMTRAHAAAMIGKAVQLQGAPVNTRFPDVPTDHFASGYIEDSVNRGIIFGYKQEDGTYLYMPEKQLKRGEMALLISRAFGYQSDTTNAAAQEFMAKGISEGIGKGNFGTEELMKRGDFAVFLARAVNADFRTKSQDMTATSMYVDVNEDTSLNMRTGPSEGYDVTMKLFSGYPVDITYTVGNWVYAKVGNDSGFIHGDYLSTDQPSISNIKDPISVITGPVTGPISGKKPLNQLTIVIDPGHGGKDPGAAGNGMREKDIVLDISKRMKNYFQGTPINIKLTRETDVFLELSQRVQFAQRNKADLFVSVHANAFNGKASGIETFYYSAARNPNVSESKALSTYIQNRMLEAWNLPDRRVQSKSLHVIRENTMPATLIEVGFIDNAKDAQYIKSPAHRETMAKAVFLGTLDYLYHYEGRSEVSPLYSKYNATPSKKYH, from the coding sequence ATGAAAAAAATTGTTTTGTTTTTGTTGTCGCTTCTATTGATTTTTTCATTGGACCTTTTCACACCTAAATATGCCTCAGCTGCTTCCGGTTTTGTGGATATCCCTGCTACACATAGAGCATATACAGAGATTAGCTATCTTCAGCAAGGCAATATAACAACATTCGACATCCCAGGCAGATTTGACCCCGATGCACCTATGACACGGGCGCATGCCGCAGCGATGATCGGTAAAGCGGTCCAATTGCAAGGAGCCCCTGTCAATACTAGATTTCCGGATGTTCCAACCGATCACTTTGCGTCAGGATACATAGAAGACTCTGTGAATCGTGGCATCATTTTCGGATACAAACAGGAAGACGGAACATATTTGTACATGCCTGAAAAGCAATTGAAACGCGGAGAGATGGCTTTGCTCATCAGCAGGGCATTCGGTTACCAATCCGATACGACGAATGCAGCGGCACAAGAATTCATGGCCAAAGGTATTTCAGAAGGAATAGGTAAAGGGAACTTCGGTACCGAGGAGCTTATGAAACGTGGCGATTTCGCTGTATTCCTAGCCCGCGCCGTCAATGCTGATTTCCGTACGAAAAGCCAAGATATGACAGCCACATCAATGTATGTCGATGTAAATGAAGACACATCCCTCAACATGAGGACAGGCCCATCTGAAGGCTATGATGTAACAATGAAATTATTCAGTGGCTACCCGGTTGACATTACGTACACTGTTGGAAACTGGGTTTATGCAAAAGTTGGAAATGACTCTGGTTTCATTCATGGTGATTACCTATCCACCGATCAGCCTTCAATTAGTAATATCAAAGATCCGATTAGTGTCATCACTGGTCCCGTCACTGGTCCCATCAGTGGCAAAAAGCCTCTGAATCAACTGACGATCGTCATTGACCCGGGTCATGGCGGAAAAGATCCCGGAGCAGCTGGAAATGGTATGCGTGAAAAAGACATCGTCCTTGATATCTCGAAACGGATGAAAAACTATTTCCAAGGCACACCGATCAATATCAAGCTGACGCGGGAGACAGACGTTTTCCTTGAACTTTCACAGCGTGTTCAATTTGCACAGAGAAATAAGGCGGACTTATTTGTAAGTGTACATGCCAATGCATTTAACGGAAAAGCTTCCGGCATAGAGACATTCTATTACAGTGCTGCCCGTAATCCGAACGTGTCAGAATCCAAAGCCCTTTCAACGTATATCCAGAATAGGATGCTCGAAGCTTGGAATCTTCCAGATCGACGCGTCCAAAGCAAATCACTGCATGTCATCCGTGAAAATACGATGCCTGCAACATTGATTGAAGTCGGTTTCATCGACAATGCAAAAGATGCACAGTACATCAAATCTCCTGCACATCGTGAAACAATGGCAAAAGCAGTGTTTCTAGGGACTCTCGATTATCTGTATCACTATGAGGGTCGTTCAGAGGTATCGCCTCTTTACTCGAAATACAATGCGACCCCATCTAAAAAATATCATTAA
- a CDS encoding S8 family peptidase, with amino-acid sequence MKKYITSIAIALTLIFALQLQTMAQEQQGEYLISGGKQAELMEYMKESGMHIEKMYPSLDILSVSLSSAELAKLEKAFPNIVIQSNRSYQKSTEKDLASSTLINTTRGSTSPYTGKGVKVAVLDSGIDVKHRDLRVKGGYCSMKTECAMVVSYDDDNGHGTHVAGVIAALSNQTGIVGIAPSVELYSIKALNSFGVGTTNSLIDGIDWAMKQKIDILNLSITTDQDDPALEKALQKAYAQGVLIVASGGNNGDQANSTVMYPAKYDSVIAVAAVNADLTKLKNSAVGKEIEIAAPGASIFSTYPMKWDFEDGKADGYTRLSGTSMATAHVSGILALYKERFPHMNNDELRQLIARTAKDLGKEGRDDVFGHGLIQYKPSFDNTVDFTVQSEPGKLTLQYSGNKDVQIDGANVLHRTDGKWEIYGVAGDLEVLVKTKIDQGAVWQEKKIYKMPSPVFTDMNNSQRFAGSIGFLTYKGQLKGFPGGTIRPYENITRAEAAAIIGRALGYPEKATAVAFKDVSPTSFAGGYIQALKEEKILSGFKDGTFKPEQKVTRGEMAILISNAFKLKSDNVNRFTDSHPSMASYSAVNALVSAKITNGYTDGTFKPNDQMSRADFAVFLARVQEDAFK; translated from the coding sequence ATGAAGAAATATATTACATCCATTGCAATCGCATTAACGCTTATATTCGCATTGCAACTCCAGACGATGGCTCAGGAGCAGCAGGGTGAGTATCTAATAAGCGGTGGAAAACAGGCCGAACTGATGGAGTATATGAAGGAAAGTGGCATGCACATCGAAAAAATGTATCCATCACTCGATATACTATCTGTCTCGCTATCAAGCGCCGAGCTCGCCAAGTTGGAAAAAGCATTTCCGAATATCGTAATCCAAAGCAACAGATCATATCAAAAAAGCACTGAAAAAGATCTTGCCTCCAGCACGCTGATCAACACCACAAGAGGCAGCACTTCCCCTTATACTGGTAAAGGCGTTAAGGTTGCAGTCCTTGATTCCGGAATCGACGTGAAACATCGTGACCTCCGTGTCAAAGGAGGTTATTGTTCCATGAAAACGGAATGCGCAATGGTCGTCTCCTATGACGATGACAATGGCCACGGGACCCATGTCGCGGGCGTCATAGCTGCACTGTCCAATCAGACGGGCATTGTAGGGATTGCCCCCTCCGTCGAACTTTATAGCATCAAGGCGCTTAATAGTTTCGGAGTCGGAACGACCAATAGTTTAATAGACGGAATCGATTGGGCGATGAAGCAAAAAATCGATATTCTGAATTTGAGCATTACAACAGACCAAGATGATCCCGCACTTGAAAAAGCGCTTCAAAAAGCATATGCACAAGGCGTCCTCATTGTCGCATCCGGCGGAAATAATGGCGACCAGGCGAATAGCACGGTCATGTACCCAGCAAAATATGATTCTGTTATCGCTGTAGCAGCAGTCAATGCTGACTTGACAAAGCTGAAAAATAGCGCGGTCGGAAAGGAAATTGAGATTGCAGCCCCTGGTGCGTCCATTTTCAGCACATACCCGATGAAATGGGATTTCGAGGACGGAAAAGCGGATGGCTATACGCGTCTTTCTGGGACATCTATGGCTACTGCGCATGTATCGGGTATCCTAGCACTCTATAAAGAACGATTTCCACACATGAATAATGACGAATTGCGCCAGCTGATTGCGAGAACTGCCAAGGACCTCGGAAAGGAAGGGAGAGATGACGTTTTTGGTCATGGCCTCATCCAATACAAACCTTCCTTTGATAATACGGTTGATTTTACAGTGCAATCGGAACCCGGTAAATTGACGCTTCAATATAGCGGAAACAAGGACGTTCAAATCGACGGAGCCAACGTTCTGCATCGAACTGATGGAAAGTGGGAGATCTATGGAGTCGCTGGTGATCTTGAAGTTCTGGTGAAGACAAAGATCGACCAAGGCGCAGTTTGGCAAGAAAAGAAGATATACAAAATGCCATCGCCTGTTTTCACGGATATGAACAACAGTCAACGATTTGCAGGTTCAATCGGATTCCTCACGTATAAAGGCCAATTGAAAGGCTTCCCGGGCGGCACAATCCGCCCTTACGAAAACATTACAAGAGCAGAGGCGGCAGCGATTATCGGCAGGGCGCTCGGTTATCCGGAAAAAGCTACGGCGGTTGCCTTTAAGGATGTCTCACCGACTTCTTTCGCCGGGGGCTATATTCAAGCTTTAAAGGAAGAAAAGATCCTTTCCGGATTCAAAGATGGGACATTCAAGCCCGAACAAAAAGTGACACGCGGTGAAATGGCAATTCTCATTTCAAACGCATTTAAGCTGAAATCAGATAATGTCAATAGATTCACAGACAGTCATCCTTCAATGGCTTCCTACAGCGCAGTGAATGCACTAGTCTCTGCCAAAATCACAAACGGCTACACAGATGGCACCTTTAAGCCGAATGACCAAATGAGCCGGGCGGATTTCGCAGTATTCCTGGCTAGGGTTCAAGAAGATGCATTCAAGTGA
- a CDS encoding NlpC/P60 family protein — MKFKKIREIMLLLLVMTIAFPSLHAKASTNSLVEFARSYEGTPYKFGGNTPETGFDCSGFIVYVFNHFNISLPRTSEGQFNYGVPVDASDLQPGDLLFFRDTYKPGISHAGIYLGNNEFISAENETRGVAKAKLFSHPYWEPRFAGAKRMIGSASAPAEPSLPKITFEDITPDHLAYNAILKLSGNGIINGFPNNQFKPEETITRGQAAAMLNRVLKLNPTNEVNFKDVDKKHQFAAHIAAMNEADILRGYEDGRFGLEDKLTRTQLAVIIDRAFNLHKKVDDRVYISSLYVDIPPTYWAIDSINALKQLDKTGVFQTPSYEFTKIVTRAEFAAAVYSAIDVN; from the coding sequence TTGAAATTCAAAAAGATAAGAGAAATAATGCTGTTGCTGTTAGTAATGACAATTGCATTTCCGAGTTTGCATGCAAAAGCATCGACCAATAGCCTGGTAGAGTTTGCAAGAAGTTATGAAGGCACTCCGTACAAATTCGGTGGAAATACGCCTGAAACAGGATTTGACTGCTCTGGCTTTATCGTTTATGTCTTTAACCATTTCAATATTTCGCTGCCGCGGACTTCGGAAGGGCAATTCAATTACGGTGTTCCCGTAGATGCATCCGACCTGCAACCAGGTGACCTGCTCTTCTTTAGGGACACATACAAACCGGGAATCTCCCATGCAGGTATCTATTTAGGAAACAATGAATTCATTTCCGCTGAAAATGAAACACGCGGCGTCGCTAAAGCGAAGCTGTTCTCGCATCCGTACTGGGAGCCGCGCTTTGCAGGAGCGAAACGTATGATTGGATCGGCTTCAGCACCGGCCGAACCATCATTGCCCAAGATAACTTTTGAAGACATCACTCCGGATCATCTGGCGTACAACGCCATTTTGAAACTGAGCGGAAACGGAATCATCAACGGGTTTCCAAACAATCAATTCAAACCGGAAGAAACAATTACCCGTGGGCAGGCGGCAGCCATGCTGAATCGCGTATTGAAACTGAATCCGACGAATGAAGTGAATTTTAAGGATGTCGACAAAAAGCATCAGTTCGCAGCACATATTGCCGCGATGAATGAAGCAGACATCTTAAGAGGGTACGAGGATGGAAGATTCGGCTTGGAAGACAAGCTGACACGGACACAGCTTGCTGTCATTATTGATCGCGCCTTCAATCTGCATAAGAAAGTCGACGACCGTGTCTATATTTCCTCACTCTACGTCGACATTCCGCCTACCTATTGGGCAATCGATTCCATCAACGCTTTAAAGCAGTTGGACAAGACAGGCGTCTTCCAAACACCGTCCTATGAATTCACCAAAATCGTGACGCGGGCTGAATTTGCAGCAGCTGTTTATAGCGCCATCGATGTGAATTAA